A genomic region of Ficedula albicollis isolate OC2 chromosome 12, FicAlb1.5, whole genome shotgun sequence contains the following coding sequences:
- the USP19 gene encoding ubiquitin carboxyl-terminal hydrolase 19 isoform X2, which yields MSSSTNAPGQRRASRGLDDATNKKKQKDRANQESKEVSRPELEQAETAQEKDSEEELLLDWKQNADEIIIKLNLGSGALKAEDVRADFTDTDCVVKLPDGRQWSCQFYEEIEGSCSKIQCKKGNFLQLVLQKKIPLHNWASLLKKRKDGSKEPAKGVVCWENGKEKAASAELTPAEPRAEGTEPPRSRREPSNPKRAPGRSEALGGKSPASPGTQSGPSAKRAVYLKVAPTEEEPSARVTGSTEPGKGHSGRAGSRRNGRASQADAPVALADLALPLEKAVVLAKETVPVEMPPLSATTEVFPHRVATCVEKRVLQPGSPAEALLSRDCLPILGESSKAIPLATPPVGRDVEKRDWSKDEVALEAAADEPEPFVSLTFVKNDSYEKGNDLVVVHVYVKEIHKETSKVLFREQDFTLVFQTSDTNFLRLHPGCGPHTVFRWQVKLRNLIEPDQCTYNFTVSRIDVCLKKRQSQRWGGLEAPATRVGGAKVAMPTGPTPLDKNPPGSNQHPLSSKEEARTSDKEKPRVEDGALDGVAARTAPEHLAVKQEPHIPSPKPTCMVPPMTHSPVSAESVEDDEDEDEKKKVCLPGFTGLVNLGNTCFMNSVIQSLSNTRELRDYFHDRSFESEINYNNPLGTGGRLAIGFAMLLRALWKGTHHAFQPSKLKAIVASKASQFTGYAQHDAQEFMAFLLDGLHEDLNRIQNKPYTETVDSDGRPDEVVAEEAWQRHKMRNDSFIVDLFQGQYKSKLVCPVCSKVSITFDPFLYLPVPLPQKQKVLTVYYFAKEPHKKPIKFLVSISKENSSAMEVLDSVAHSVRVKPENLRLAEVVKNHFHRMFLPSNSLDTVSPTDLLLCFEVLSPELAKERVVELQVQQRPQVPSGPVAKCAACQKKQLPEDEKLKRCTRCYRVGYCNVACQKTHWPDHKASCRPENIGFPFLISVPESRLTYARLAQLLEGYARYSVSVFQPPFQLGRMSPEQGLQPLHSDKLEPLAKSSCAAATSASELGDGDRISSLPQEPPLSPAVPELQPEMGDTTTVRSKVLTARSSLLSLDSGFSEHMESQGDSCCEKEPSYERALKPEAAIPGYQHTPDSLSARATQFYITKIDAANREQKLEDKGDTPLDLTDDCSLALVWQNNERLKEFVLVESKELECVEDPGSASEAARAGHFTLEQCLNLFTKPEVLAPEEAWYCPKCKQHREASKQLMLWRLPNVLIIQLKRFSFRSFIWRDKINDMVDFPVRSLDLSKFCIGRKGEQQLPMYDLYAVINHYGGMIGGHYTAYARLPNDKNSQRSDVGWRLFDDSTVTTVDESQVVTRYAYVLFYRRRNSPVERPLPGHPSDHRAERTPSAEAAASQASLIWQELEAEEQELQLEAPQRRARNSWRPCGQKRSPGTPQHPDEGCVRYFVLATTAAIVALFLNVFYPLIYQPRWR from the exons ATGTCCAGCAGCACAAATGCCCCTGGCCAGAGGAGAGCGTCTCGGGGCTTGGATGATGCCACCAAtaagaagaagcagaaggatCGAGCCAATCAGGAAAGCAAGGAAG TGTCTCGCCCTGAGCTCGAGCAGGCTGAGACTGCCCAGGAGAAGGACTCAGAGGAGG agctgctgctggactggAAGCAGAATGCCGATGAGATCATTATCAAGTTGAACTTGGGCAGTGGAGCTCTGAAAGCAGAGGATGTACGTGCCGATTTCACCGACACGGACTGTGTGGTCAAACTACCAG ACGGGCGCCAGTGGAGCTGTCAGTTTTATGAGGAAATTGAGGGCTCCTGCAGCAAGATCCAGTGCAAGAAGGGCAACTTTCTACAGCTTGTGCTTCAGAAGAAGATTCCACTTCATAACTGGGCTTCACTTCTG aagaaaaggaaagacgGATCCAAAGAACCGGCCAAAGGGGTTGTGTGCTGGGAGAATGGGAAGGAGAAGGCTGCTTCTGCAGAGTTGACCCCTGCAGAGCCAAGGGCTGAAGGCACAGAGCCACCAAGATCCCGGCGGGAGCCCTCCAACCCCAAGCGTGCTCCAGGGAGAAGCGAGGCCCTGGGAGGGAAaagcccagccagcccagggacacagagtGGCCCCAGCGCCAAGCGGGCAGTATACCTCAAAGTGGCTCCCACTGAGGAGGAGCCGAGTGCCAGAGTCACTGGGAGCACGGAGCCTGGCAAAGGGCACAGTGGGAGGGCTGGCAGCCGCCGCAACGGCAGAGCCAGCCAGGCCGATGCACCCGTGGCCCTCGCAGACCTCGCACTGCCACTGGAGAAG GCTGTGGTTTTGGCAAAAGAGACTGTTCCCGTGGAGATGCCACCTCTTTCGGCTACCACAGAGGTGTTCCCCCACCGTGTTGCCACCTGTGTTGAGAAGAGagtcctgcagccaggcagccctgctgaggccTTGCTGAGCCGGGACTGCCTGCCTATCTTGGGAGAGAGCTCTAAGGCTATCCCACTGGCCACCCCTCCCGTGGGCAGAGATGTTGAGAAGAGGGACTGGTCCAAGGACGAAGTggctctggaagcagcagctgatg AACCAGAGCCTTTTGTAAGCCTGACCTTTGTCAAGAATGACTCATACGAGAAGGGCAATGATCTGGTGGTGGTGCATGTCTATGTGAAGGAGATTCACAAGGAGACATCCAAGGTGTTGTTCCGGGAACAAGACTTCACACTAGTGTTCCAGACGAG TGATACAAACTTCCTTCGTCTCCATCCTGGCTGTGGGCCCCACACAGTGTTCCGGTGGCAGGTGAAGCTCAG GAACCTTATTGAGCCGGACCAGTGCACGTACAACTTCACGGTGTCTCGCATTGATGTCTGCCTGAAGAAACGCCAGAGCCAGCGCTGGGGGGGGCTGGAGGCTCCAGCCACACGAG TGGGTGGTGCAAAGGTTGCCATGCCTACAGGCCCTACCCCTCTGGATAAGAACCCTCCGGGCAGTAACCAGCACCCCCTCTCCAGCAAGGAAGAGGCCCGAACCAGTGACAAAGAGAAGCCACGTGTGGAAGATGGGGCTCTGGATGGTGTGGCAGCCCGTACAGCCCCAGAGCACTTGGCAGTGAAGCAAGAGCCACACATTCCTTCG CCCAAACCAACGTGTATGGTGCCACCGATGACACACAGCCCAGTGAGTGCTGAGAGTGtggaggatgatgaggatgaggatgagaaGAAGAAGGTCTGCCTGCCCGGCTTCACGGGGCTGGTGAACCTGGGCAACACCTGCTTCATGAACAGTGTCATCCAGTCCCTGTCCAACACCCGGGAGCTGCGTGACTACTTCCATG ATCGGTCCTTTGAGTCGGAAATCAACTATAACAACCCACTGGGGACAGGTGGACGCCTGGCCATCGGCTTTGCcatgctgctcagagcactgtGGAAGGGGACACACCATGCCTTTCAGCCCTCTAAACTGAAG GCAATTGTGGCCAGCAAGGCAAGCCAATTCACTGGTTATGCCCAGCATGATGCTCAGGAGTTCATGGCCTTCTTGCTTGATGGTCTGCATGAGGACCTCAACCGCATCCAGAACAAGCCCTACACAGAGACTGTTGACTCGGATGGGAGGCCTGATGAG GTGGTAGCTGAGGAGGCTTGGCAAAGACACAAGATGAGGAACGACTCGTTCATAGTAGACCTCTTCCAGGGCCAGTACAAATCCAAGCTTGTGTGCCCAGTGTGCTCCAAG GTGTCTATTACCTTTGATCCCTTCCTGtacctccctgtgcccctcccACAGAAGCAAAAGGTGCTGACTGTCTACTACTTTGCAAAGGAGCCACACAAGAAACCCATCAAG TTCCTCGTGAGTATCAGCAAGGAGAACTCCAGTGCCATGGAGGTACTTGACTCAGTGGCCCACAGCGTGCGTGTGAAACCAGAGAACCTGCGCCTGGCAGAG GTGGTCAAGAATCACTTCCACCGCATGTTCCTGCCATCTAACTCACTAGACACAGTCTCGCCAACAGacctgctgctttgctttgagGTGCTATCCCCAGAACTGGCCAAGGAGCGCGTGGTGGAACTTCAGGTCCAGCAG CGTCCACAGGTGCCCAGTGGCCCTGTCGCCAAGTGTGCGGCCTGCCAGAAgaagcagctgccagaggaTGAGAAGCTCAAGCGCTGCACGAGGTGCTATCGAGTCGGTTACTGCAACGT GGCATGTCAGAAAACGCACTGGCCAGACCACAAGGCTTCGTGCCGTCCCGAGAACATTGGTTTCCCCTTCCTCATCAGCGTGCCTGAGTCCCGCCTAACCTACGCCCGCCTGGCCCAGCTGCTAGAGGGCTATGCAAG GTACTCAGTCAGCGTGTTCCAGCCTCCATTCCAGTTGGGCCGGATGTCACcggagcaggggctgcagcctctgcactCAGACAAGCTGGAGCCCCTGGCCAAGAGTAGCTGTgcagcagccacctctgccTCCGAGCTGGGAGATGGTGACAGGATTTCCAGCCTCCCACAGGAGCCTCCACTCTcaccagctgtgcctgagctgcagccagagatgGGGGATACTACCACTGTCCGGAGCAAG GTCCTGACAGCCAGGAGTTCCCTGCTGAGCTTGGATTCAGGGTTCTCTGAGCACATGGAGTCACAGGGTGACAGCTGTTGTGAGAAGGAGCCATCCTATGAGAGAGCCCTCAAGCCAGAAG CTGCCATCCCTGGGTACCAGCACACTCCAGACTCACTGAGTGCCCGCGCCACACAATTCTACATCACTAAGATCGATGCTGCCAACCGAGAGCAAAAGCTGGAAGATAAAG GTGACACCCCCCTGGATCTGACAGATGACTGCTCCCTTGCTCTGGTGTGGCAGAACAATGAGCGCCTCAAGGAATTCGTGTTGGTAGAATCCAAGGAGTTGGAGTGTGTGGAGGATCCAGGTTCGGCCAGCGAAGCAGCCCGAGCTGGCCACTTCACCCTGGAGCAGTGCCTCAATCTCTTCACGAAGCCTGAAGTCCTGGCCCCGGAGGAAGCGTG GTACTGCCCCAAGTGCAAGCAGCACCGCGAGGCTTCCAAGCAGCTGATGCTGTGGCGGCTGCCCAACGTCCTCATCATCCAGCTCAAGCGCTTCTCCTTCCGCAGCTTTATTTGGAGGGACAAGATCAATGACATGGTGGACTTTCCTGTCCG GAGCCTGGACCTGAGCAAGTTCTGCATTGGTCGGaagggtgagcagcagctgcctaTGTATGACCTGTATGCTGTGATCAACCACTATGGAGGCATGATTGGAGGGCACTACACAGCGTACGCCCGCCTGCCCAACGACAAGAACAGCCAGCGCAGCGACGTGG gctGGCGGCTCTTTGACGACAGCACAGTCACCACCGTGGATGAGAGCCAGGTGGTGACCAGATATGCCTATGTTCTCTTCTACCGCCGGAGGAACTCTCCTGTGGAGAGACCCCTGCCAGGGCATCCCTCAGACCACCGCGCTGAGCGCACCCcctctgctgaagctgctgccagccag GCTTCTCTGATCTGGCAGGAACTGGAGGCTGAAGAACAAGAGCTGCAGCTTGAGGCACCCCAAAGGCGTGCAAGAAACTCCTGGAGGCCCTGTGGCCAGAAGCGGAGTCCGGGCACCCCCCAGCACCCTGATGAAGGCTGCGTCAGATACTTTGTCCTGGCCACCACGGCCGCAATTGTGGCTCTCTTCCTGAACGTCTTCTACCCGCTCATTTACCAGCCCCGCTGGAGATAG
- the USP19 gene encoding ubiquitin carboxyl-terminal hydrolase 19 isoform X1: protein MSSSTNAPGQRRASRGLDDATNKKKQKDRANQESKEVSRPELEQAETAQEKDSEEELLLDWKQNADEIIIKLNLGSGALKAEDVRADFTDTDCVVKLPDGRQWSCQFYEEIEGSCSKIQCKKGNFLQLVLQKKIPLHNWASLLKKRKDGSKEPAKGVVCWENGKEKAASAELTPAEPRAEGTEPPRSRREPSNPKRAPGRSEALGGKSPASPGTQSGPSAKRAVYLKVAPTEEEPSARVTGSTEPGKGHSGRAGSRRNGRASQADAPVALADLALPLEKAVVLAKETVPVEMPPLSATTEVFPHRVATCVEKRVLQPGSPAEALLSRDCLPILGESSKAIPLATPPVGRDVEKRDWSKDEVALEAAADEPEPFVSLTFVKNDSYEKGNDLVVVHVYVKEIHKETSKVLFREQDFTLVFQTSDTNFLRLHPGCGPHTVFRWQVKLRNLIEPDQCTYNFTVSRIDVCLKKRQSQRWGGLEAPATRGAVGGAKVAMPTGPTPLDKNPPGSNQHPLSSKEEARTSDKEKPRVEDGALDGVAARTAPEHLAVKQEPHIPSPKPTCMVPPMTHSPVSAESVEDDEDEDEKKKVCLPGFTGLVNLGNTCFMNSVIQSLSNTRELRDYFHDRSFESEINYNNPLGTGGRLAIGFAMLLRALWKGTHHAFQPSKLKAIVASKASQFTGYAQHDAQEFMAFLLDGLHEDLNRIQNKPYTETVDSDGRPDEVVAEEAWQRHKMRNDSFIVDLFQGQYKSKLVCPVCSKVSITFDPFLYLPVPLPQKQKVLTVYYFAKEPHKKPIKFLVSISKENSSAMEVLDSVAHSVRVKPENLRLAEVVKNHFHRMFLPSNSLDTVSPTDLLLCFEVLSPELAKERVVELQVQQRPQVPSGPVAKCAACQKKQLPEDEKLKRCTRCYRVGYCNVACQKTHWPDHKASCRPENIGFPFLISVPESRLTYARLAQLLEGYARYSVSVFQPPFQLGRMSPEQGLQPLHSDKLEPLAKSSCAAATSASELGDGDRISSLPQEPPLSPAVPELQPEMGDTTTVRSKVLTARSSLLSLDSGFSEHMESQGDSCCEKEPSYERALKPEAAIPGYQHTPDSLSARATQFYITKIDAANREQKLEDKGDTPLDLTDDCSLALVWQNNERLKEFVLVESKELECVEDPGSASEAARAGHFTLEQCLNLFTKPEVLAPEEAWYCPKCKQHREASKQLMLWRLPNVLIIQLKRFSFRSFIWRDKINDMVDFPVRSLDLSKFCIGRKGEQQLPMYDLYAVINHYGGMIGGHYTAYARLPNDKNSQRSDVGWRLFDDSTVTTVDESQVVTRYAYVLFYRRRNSPVERPLPGHPSDHRAERTPSAEAAASQASLIWQELEAEEQELQLEAPQRRARNSWRPCGQKRSPGTPQHPDEGCVRYFVLATTAAIVALFLNVFYPLIYQPRWR from the exons ATGTCCAGCAGCACAAATGCCCCTGGCCAGAGGAGAGCGTCTCGGGGCTTGGATGATGCCACCAAtaagaagaagcagaaggatCGAGCCAATCAGGAAAGCAAGGAAG TGTCTCGCCCTGAGCTCGAGCAGGCTGAGACTGCCCAGGAGAAGGACTCAGAGGAGG agctgctgctggactggAAGCAGAATGCCGATGAGATCATTATCAAGTTGAACTTGGGCAGTGGAGCTCTGAAAGCAGAGGATGTACGTGCCGATTTCACCGACACGGACTGTGTGGTCAAACTACCAG ACGGGCGCCAGTGGAGCTGTCAGTTTTATGAGGAAATTGAGGGCTCCTGCAGCAAGATCCAGTGCAAGAAGGGCAACTTTCTACAGCTTGTGCTTCAGAAGAAGATTCCACTTCATAACTGGGCTTCACTTCTG aagaaaaggaaagacgGATCCAAAGAACCGGCCAAAGGGGTTGTGTGCTGGGAGAATGGGAAGGAGAAGGCTGCTTCTGCAGAGTTGACCCCTGCAGAGCCAAGGGCTGAAGGCACAGAGCCACCAAGATCCCGGCGGGAGCCCTCCAACCCCAAGCGTGCTCCAGGGAGAAGCGAGGCCCTGGGAGGGAAaagcccagccagcccagggacacagagtGGCCCCAGCGCCAAGCGGGCAGTATACCTCAAAGTGGCTCCCACTGAGGAGGAGCCGAGTGCCAGAGTCACTGGGAGCACGGAGCCTGGCAAAGGGCACAGTGGGAGGGCTGGCAGCCGCCGCAACGGCAGAGCCAGCCAGGCCGATGCACCCGTGGCCCTCGCAGACCTCGCACTGCCACTGGAGAAG GCTGTGGTTTTGGCAAAAGAGACTGTTCCCGTGGAGATGCCACCTCTTTCGGCTACCACAGAGGTGTTCCCCCACCGTGTTGCCACCTGTGTTGAGAAGAGagtcctgcagccaggcagccctgctgaggccTTGCTGAGCCGGGACTGCCTGCCTATCTTGGGAGAGAGCTCTAAGGCTATCCCACTGGCCACCCCTCCCGTGGGCAGAGATGTTGAGAAGAGGGACTGGTCCAAGGACGAAGTggctctggaagcagcagctgatg AACCAGAGCCTTTTGTAAGCCTGACCTTTGTCAAGAATGACTCATACGAGAAGGGCAATGATCTGGTGGTGGTGCATGTCTATGTGAAGGAGATTCACAAGGAGACATCCAAGGTGTTGTTCCGGGAACAAGACTTCACACTAGTGTTCCAGACGAG TGATACAAACTTCCTTCGTCTCCATCCTGGCTGTGGGCCCCACACAGTGTTCCGGTGGCAGGTGAAGCTCAG GAACCTTATTGAGCCGGACCAGTGCACGTACAACTTCACGGTGTCTCGCATTGATGTCTGCCTGAAGAAACGCCAGAGCCAGCGCTGGGGGGGGCTGGAGGCTCCAGCCACACGAG GTGCAGTGGGTGGTGCAAAGGTTGCCATGCCTACAGGCCCTACCCCTCTGGATAAGAACCCTCCGGGCAGTAACCAGCACCCCCTCTCCAGCAAGGAAGAGGCCCGAACCAGTGACAAAGAGAAGCCACGTGTGGAAGATGGGGCTCTGGATGGTGTGGCAGCCCGTACAGCCCCAGAGCACTTGGCAGTGAAGCAAGAGCCACACATTCCTTCG CCCAAACCAACGTGTATGGTGCCACCGATGACACACAGCCCAGTGAGTGCTGAGAGTGtggaggatgatgaggatgaggatgagaaGAAGAAGGTCTGCCTGCCCGGCTTCACGGGGCTGGTGAACCTGGGCAACACCTGCTTCATGAACAGTGTCATCCAGTCCCTGTCCAACACCCGGGAGCTGCGTGACTACTTCCATG ATCGGTCCTTTGAGTCGGAAATCAACTATAACAACCCACTGGGGACAGGTGGACGCCTGGCCATCGGCTTTGCcatgctgctcagagcactgtGGAAGGGGACACACCATGCCTTTCAGCCCTCTAAACTGAAG GCAATTGTGGCCAGCAAGGCAAGCCAATTCACTGGTTATGCCCAGCATGATGCTCAGGAGTTCATGGCCTTCTTGCTTGATGGTCTGCATGAGGACCTCAACCGCATCCAGAACAAGCCCTACACAGAGACTGTTGACTCGGATGGGAGGCCTGATGAG GTGGTAGCTGAGGAGGCTTGGCAAAGACACAAGATGAGGAACGACTCGTTCATAGTAGACCTCTTCCAGGGCCAGTACAAATCCAAGCTTGTGTGCCCAGTGTGCTCCAAG GTGTCTATTACCTTTGATCCCTTCCTGtacctccctgtgcccctcccACAGAAGCAAAAGGTGCTGACTGTCTACTACTTTGCAAAGGAGCCACACAAGAAACCCATCAAG TTCCTCGTGAGTATCAGCAAGGAGAACTCCAGTGCCATGGAGGTACTTGACTCAGTGGCCCACAGCGTGCGTGTGAAACCAGAGAACCTGCGCCTGGCAGAG GTGGTCAAGAATCACTTCCACCGCATGTTCCTGCCATCTAACTCACTAGACACAGTCTCGCCAACAGacctgctgctttgctttgagGTGCTATCCCCAGAACTGGCCAAGGAGCGCGTGGTGGAACTTCAGGTCCAGCAG CGTCCACAGGTGCCCAGTGGCCCTGTCGCCAAGTGTGCGGCCTGCCAGAAgaagcagctgccagaggaTGAGAAGCTCAAGCGCTGCACGAGGTGCTATCGAGTCGGTTACTGCAACGT GGCATGTCAGAAAACGCACTGGCCAGACCACAAGGCTTCGTGCCGTCCCGAGAACATTGGTTTCCCCTTCCTCATCAGCGTGCCTGAGTCCCGCCTAACCTACGCCCGCCTGGCCCAGCTGCTAGAGGGCTATGCAAG GTACTCAGTCAGCGTGTTCCAGCCTCCATTCCAGTTGGGCCGGATGTCACcggagcaggggctgcagcctctgcactCAGACAAGCTGGAGCCCCTGGCCAAGAGTAGCTGTgcagcagccacctctgccTCCGAGCTGGGAGATGGTGACAGGATTTCCAGCCTCCCACAGGAGCCTCCACTCTcaccagctgtgcctgagctgcagccagagatgGGGGATACTACCACTGTCCGGAGCAAG GTCCTGACAGCCAGGAGTTCCCTGCTGAGCTTGGATTCAGGGTTCTCTGAGCACATGGAGTCACAGGGTGACAGCTGTTGTGAGAAGGAGCCATCCTATGAGAGAGCCCTCAAGCCAGAAG CTGCCATCCCTGGGTACCAGCACACTCCAGACTCACTGAGTGCCCGCGCCACACAATTCTACATCACTAAGATCGATGCTGCCAACCGAGAGCAAAAGCTGGAAGATAAAG GTGACACCCCCCTGGATCTGACAGATGACTGCTCCCTTGCTCTGGTGTGGCAGAACAATGAGCGCCTCAAGGAATTCGTGTTGGTAGAATCCAAGGAGTTGGAGTGTGTGGAGGATCCAGGTTCGGCCAGCGAAGCAGCCCGAGCTGGCCACTTCACCCTGGAGCAGTGCCTCAATCTCTTCACGAAGCCTGAAGTCCTGGCCCCGGAGGAAGCGTG GTACTGCCCCAAGTGCAAGCAGCACCGCGAGGCTTCCAAGCAGCTGATGCTGTGGCGGCTGCCCAACGTCCTCATCATCCAGCTCAAGCGCTTCTCCTTCCGCAGCTTTATTTGGAGGGACAAGATCAATGACATGGTGGACTTTCCTGTCCG GAGCCTGGACCTGAGCAAGTTCTGCATTGGTCGGaagggtgagcagcagctgcctaTGTATGACCTGTATGCTGTGATCAACCACTATGGAGGCATGATTGGAGGGCACTACACAGCGTACGCCCGCCTGCCCAACGACAAGAACAGCCAGCGCAGCGACGTGG gctGGCGGCTCTTTGACGACAGCACAGTCACCACCGTGGATGAGAGCCAGGTGGTGACCAGATATGCCTATGTTCTCTTCTACCGCCGGAGGAACTCTCCTGTGGAGAGACCCCTGCCAGGGCATCCCTCAGACCACCGCGCTGAGCGCACCCcctctgctgaagctgctgccagccag GCTTCTCTGATCTGGCAGGAACTGGAGGCTGAAGAACAAGAGCTGCAGCTTGAGGCACCCCAAAGGCGTGCAAGAAACTCCTGGAGGCCCTGTGGCCAGAAGCGGAGTCCGGGCACCCCCCAGCACCCTGATGAAGGCTGCGTCAGATACTTTGTCCTGGCCACCACGGCCGCAATTGTGGCTCTCTTCCTGAACGTCTTCTACCCGCTCATTTACCAGCCCCGCTGGAGATAG